The following coding sequences lie in one Rhodothermales bacterium genomic window:
- a CDS encoding glycogen/starch synthase: MRILFVSEEVAPFANATEIAQIARHIPEQLQESGDFEVRIMMPRYGLISERKNRLHEVIRLSGNDIRINGQKEPLKVKVASIPGIRLQVYFMDNTNFFKRKGILSDREGGVFDDNAERAYFFSRSVLQTIRNLGWQPDIVHCLGWLSSLTPLLLRTEFAEDPIFAKARSVYTPGVDSPDNPVNTAFLSELAYPDGIPGPSLSLIDLGSRIADMTIHPPSANGSAKGGIQFVPDLDGLKEQAAQLYEQVLNEVVV, from the coding sequence ATGAGGATCTTATTTGTATCTGAAGAGGTCGCTCCTTTTGCCAACGCTACAGAAATAGCTCAAATCGCACGCCATATCCCGGAGCAGCTGCAGGAATCCGGGGACTTTGAAGTACGGATCATGATGCCCCGTTACGGCCTCATCAGCGAGCGCAAGAATCGGCTGCACGAGGTCATCCGCCTGTCGGGGAACGATATCCGTATCAATGGCCAGAAAGAACCCCTCAAGGTCAAGGTAGCCTCGATCCCGGGCATCCGGTTGCAGGTCTACTTCATGGACAACACGAACTTTTTCAAGCGGAAAGGGATCTTGTCGGACCGTGAAGGCGGGGTGTTTGACGACAACGCCGAGCGAGCCTACTTCTTTTCGCGCTCCGTCCTCCAGACGATCCGAAATCTGGGATGGCAGCCCGATATCGTCCATTGCCTGGGCTGGCTGAGTTCGCTCACTCCGCTGCTGCTTCGCACCGAGTTCGCCGAAGATCCGATCTTCGCCAAGGCCCGCAGCGTGTACACCCCGGGCGTCGATTCCCCCGACAACCCGGTAAACACCGCGTTCCTGTCCGAACTGGCGTATCCGGATGGAATCCCGGGCCCCAGCCTCAGCCTGATCGACCTGGGCAGCCGGATTGCCGACATGACCATCCACCCCCCTTCCGCCAATGGCTCGGCCAAAGGGGGCATTCAGTTCGTTCCGGACCTCGACGGCCTGAAGGAACAGGCGGCTCAGCTCTATGAACAGGTTTTGAATGAAGTGGTCGTTTGA
- a CDS encoding TonB-dependent receptor encodes MSRPRAHTLVLGILFMTCGIASTAVAQESPARNDTLMHHALAEIVINSDGSAPQETYTVQRIALRQLERQNASVVAEFARAIPAAFVQTNSRGESLIYLRSAGERQVALFFNGASMNVPWDNRLNLEMIPTGMIGGMTVAKGVPSILYGTNVSGGVINVTSRELDYIGHETYVDGHYGSLDDVRVGIGHLYNSGPLHVGVSAGYVSRNGIPLADRSFAPFSQGSDRMRTNTDRELVNMFGEADYRFKNGIQAGLSLMHIEGQFGVAPEGHLDPEEASVRFWRYPEWNNTMAILNTTIPIGVTTVVKGALWTGQFGQTIDQFGSVDYAEVAQQQVDGDNTFGLRLSALRSLGPHQLTLAFNGLTSLHEEIVYARDDANRLVSANGMQRYRQHVFSAGAEFAFRLAEPLKLVAGGSLDGIATPETGDKPGRDPLLDYAVNTGLSYALSEAWTLRASAGRKVRFATMRELFGEALNRFLLNPDLKPETSVVTEIGVSTYREAFQGEFVVFHYRVHDTIDQHNVEVDGRRLRQRINLEGSRVYGVEAAGRYDLNPLWTVEGHAALMHARGIEDGTSIRLTEKPEALGALALEYGRKEGLSLMVQGEFTGRAYGRDEDNALVALPTALTIDLKAGYGFEIPGLSSRHAEFYLRGDNLTDEIVLPQLGLPAPGRTISAGIALQL; translated from the coding sequence ATGTCTCGACCCCGTGCCCATACCCTCGTTCTCGGCATCCTGTTTATGACCTGCGGCATCGCGTCAACGGCCGTTGCGCAGGAGTCGCCGGCCAGGAACGATACGCTCATGCATCACGCGCTGGCCGAGATCGTCATCAATTCCGATGGGTCGGCCCCGCAGGAGACCTATACCGTTCAGCGGATCGCGCTGCGCCAGCTCGAGCGTCAGAATGCCTCGGTCGTGGCCGAATTTGCGCGCGCGATTCCCGCGGCGTTTGTCCAGACCAATTCGCGCGGTGAATCCCTGATCTATCTTCGCAGCGCCGGCGAACGCCAGGTCGCCCTCTTTTTTAACGGGGCATCCATGAACGTACCGTGGGATAACCGCCTCAACCTGGAGATGATACCCACCGGTATGATCGGCGGGATGACGGTTGCCAAAGGGGTGCCTTCGATCCTCTATGGCACCAACGTTTCCGGCGGCGTCATCAATGTGACCTCACGGGAGCTGGACTACATCGGCCACGAAACCTACGTCGATGGGCACTACGGCAGCCTCGACGACGTGCGGGTTGGCATCGGCCACCTCTACAACAGCGGCCCGCTGCATGTGGGCGTTTCCGCCGGCTACGTCTCGCGAAACGGGATTCCGCTGGCCGACCGATCCTTCGCGCCGTTCAGCCAGGGCAGCGACCGGATGCGGACCAACACCGATCGCGAACTCGTGAACATGTTCGGCGAGGCCGATTACCGGTTCAAAAACGGCATTCAGGCCGGTCTGAGCCTGATGCATATCGAGGGACAGTTCGGTGTCGCCCCGGAGGGCCATCTGGACCCCGAGGAGGCCTCCGTCCGCTTCTGGCGGTATCCGGAGTGGAATAACACCATGGCCATCCTGAATACGACGATCCCGATCGGGGTGACGACGGTGGTCAAGGGTGCGCTGTGGACCGGGCAGTTCGGGCAGACGATCGATCAATTCGGTTCGGTCGACTATGCCGAGGTGGCGCAGCAGCAGGTGGATGGCGACAACACGTTCGGGCTCCGGCTCTCGGCCTTGCGTAGCCTCGGGCCGCACCAGCTCACCCTGGCATTCAACGGTTTGACGTCGTTGCACGAGGAGATCGTTTATGCGCGGGACGATGCAAATCGGCTGGTGTCCGCCAACGGGATGCAGCGTTACCGGCAGCATGTCTTCAGCGCCGGCGCCGAGTTCGCGTTCCGCCTCGCCGAGCCGCTGAAGCTCGTCGCCGGCGGCAGCCTCGACGGCATCGCGACGCCGGAAACGGGTGACAAGCCGGGGCGCGATCCCCTGCTCGACTATGCGGTGAACACCGGGCTCTCTTATGCCCTCTCAGAGGCCTGGACGCTGCGCGCCTCGGCGGGGCGCAAGGTTCGTTTTGCGACGATGCGCGAACTCTTCGGCGAGGCGCTCAACCGGTTTCTCCTCAATCCCGACTTGAAACCGGAGACGTCTGTGGTCACGGAAATCGGCGTCTCGACCTATCGGGAAGCATTCCAGGGCGAGTTTGTCGTCTTTCATTACCGCGTCCACGACACGATCGATCAGCATAACGTGGAGGTCGACGGCCGCCGGCTGCGTCAGCGCATCAACCTCGAAGGGAGCCGCGTCTATGGCGTGGAGGCCGCCGGCCGCTACGACCTGAATCCGCTATGGACGGTCGAGGGACACGCCGCGCTGATGCATGCGCGCGGCATCGAGGACGGAACGTCGATTCGGCTCACCGAGAAGCCGGAAGCCCTGGGCGCGCTGGCGCTGGAATATGGCAGAAAGGAAGGGCTGTCGCTGATGGTGCAGGGCGAATTCACCGGCCGGGCTTACGGGCGCGATGAGGATAACGCGCTCGTCGCGCTGCCTACGGCGCTGACGATCGATCTGAAAGCCGGCTACGGATTCGAGATTCCCGGTCTTTCCTCGCGCCACGCCGAATTTTATCTCCGGGGCGACAATCTGACCGACGAAATCGTGCTGCCGCAACTCGGCCTGCCGGCGCCCGGACGGACGATCTCCGCCGGCATCGCACTCCAGCTCTAG
- a CDS encoding antibiotic biosynthesis monooxygenase codes for MIIRIVRLTLQPDAVAAFDALFAATSPTIRAFPGCRHLELLADTSAPAIRTTYSLWADEASLEAYRSSDYFRSVWRQTKPLFAEPAVAHSYRSLCVVDA; via the coding sequence GTGATCATCCGCATCGTACGCCTCACCCTCCAACCGGACGCCGTTGCCGCCTTCGACGCGCTATTCGCAGCGACATCGCCCACCATACGCGCCTTCCCGGGATGCCGGCACCTCGAACTGCTGGCCGACACCTCGGCGCCCGCCATCCGCACCACGTATTCGCTCTGGGCCGACGAGGCGTCGCTGGAAGCCTACCGATCGAGTGACTACTTCCGGTCCGTCTGGCGGCAAACGAAACCGCTCTTTGCCGAGCCGGCAGTCGCGCACAGCTACCGGAGTTTATGTGTAGTCGACGCTTAA
- a CDS encoding DCC1-like thiol-disulfide oxidoreductase family protein codes for MPGSPNALVLFDGVCNLCNGSINFVIDRDEAGYFKFAALQSDAAAPALARCGRESGTLDSIVLVENGRCYSRSTAALRIARRMPALWPMLYAAIVIPRPIRDAVYDWIARNRYRWFGRTESCRIPTPDLRSRFVEDPVLED; via the coding sequence ATGCCGGGTTCTCCGAACGCGCTGGTATTGTTCGACGGGGTCTGCAACCTGTGCAACGGATCGATCAACTTCGTGATCGATCGGGACGAGGCGGGGTATTTCAAGTTCGCGGCCTTGCAATCGGACGCGGCGGCGCCGGCCCTGGCGCGGTGCGGGCGCGAATCGGGCACGCTGGATAGCATCGTGCTCGTCGAAAACGGACGCTGCTACAGCCGTTCCACCGCCGCGCTGCGCATCGCGCGACGCATGCCGGCCCTGTGGCCGATGCTTTACGCGGCGATCGTCATCCCGCGTCCCATCCGCGACGCGGTGTACGACTGGATCGCCCGTAACCGGTACCGCTGGTTCGGGCGCACCGAATCCTGCCGCATCCCCACGCCGGACCTTCGCAGCCGGTTCGTCGAGGATCCCGTGCTCGAGGACTAA
- a CDS encoding DUF4175 family protein: MSEKSQALITSIRARLQAIARRQQLAEMAWGGVFFLGALAAVWLLSVAIEASLWLDTAFRKALFWSIVVVAVGLAYWFMVRPLLRMAGWLRGPSEEQIAREIGRRFPEVSDRLTNLLQLAAGRTSPSPPSFIDHAVASLGRGIEPVPMEQVVSYERAKRASRFALVPVAGVVIFLLAAPGAFLGASHRLLTPGTHFDRPAPFQLLVEPGDIELMRGDSLTIRARAIGAQQPAAASIEMQNLSEDLVTTETLRADSTYRYEHRLLNVRHSFRYRLRAGEVTSAWFTAEITERPLVRSMQVGLTFPRYARIPPQRLDPNVGDIQALAGTRADLEVIVSGQELAGGYIVHSDGQRDTLSLDRTAAEGGFTLRQDETYHLSFVDARGNQNSDPIEYTVRVVQDALPSVIVTEPSTVSELNESLATQLRLRLADDFGFSRLALYYRLAESRFGAPAETFSAIQLGGLAPYELDQEIVHGWDLRRDTPIDPVPGDVIEYYVQVWDNDSVAGYKSTRSATLQLRLPSIAEQYEKLDETEDAAESDMEAMMEEARQIREQFQELRDELRTKQESDWEDQRQLDQLKEKQSSLEQQAEDLNQAFEEMVDRMEQNDLASDRTMEMYQEMQKVVEEINSPELMEALNQLQEAMQELNLQQMQESLQNFEFNEEQYQQRLERTLELFKQIRVQQDLEEAARRAEDLAEQQQEIREKTAELEDQPTDEAPDAENAESENPEDAGEKADGEPREGEEPAEGEQQDPQQGEQQDSQGEQQDQQGEQQDPQQGDPQENGEQNPSQQEQQQAGEPSTPQEQLAKQQEMSSEEMQQLEQLLEQIKERMDELKQAPTDEMQQLNEQVQEEQLPQQMQQNAEQLRQNQLNQAQQQQQQMQQQLQQMQQQLQQMQQGMEGSQIQINIAALRRALSDILTLSQEQEDLINAVRDLSPDSPALRQFSQAQVELGEGAAVVSDSLQKLAKDIPHMTREVQQQAGEALRAMTSATDAMAERMSGQAAAHQKSAMMHLNELALLLSDLLDQMMNMQSSGSGSGMSMQQMTEQLQNAAQQQQQLNQQIQQMLNQMQGNRLSQDMQERLRQMAAQQESIRSEVKSLSRNPELRGKMMGDLNKIAEQMEETIQELQRAQPGRRTLERQQQILSRMLDATRSMQERGRENKREGRIGESTPRDSPTALPASQEAESLRKALIEALESGYSADYEELIKRYFELLQQTAGEN; encoded by the coding sequence ATGAGCGAAAAATCACAGGCCTTGATCACATCGATCCGCGCACGTTTGCAGGCGATCGCTCGCCGGCAGCAACTTGCCGAAATGGCCTGGGGCGGCGTCTTTTTCCTGGGCGCCCTCGCGGCGGTCTGGTTGCTCTCCGTCGCCATCGAGGCCAGCCTCTGGCTCGACACCGCGTTTCGGAAGGCGCTGTTCTGGTCGATCGTGGTCGTGGCGGTCGGGCTGGCCTACTGGTTTATGGTGCGCCCGCTCCTCCGCATGGCCGGCTGGCTCCGCGGCCCGTCCGAAGAGCAGATCGCGCGGGAAATCGGCCGGCGGTTTCCGGAAGTGTCCGACCGGCTCACGAACCTCCTCCAGCTTGCGGCGGGGCGAACGAGTCCGTCTCCCCCCTCGTTCATCGACCATGCCGTCGCCTCCCTGGGCCGCGGCATCGAGCCGGTGCCCATGGAACAGGTGGTCTCGTACGAGCGGGCGAAACGCGCCTCGCGGTTTGCGCTCGTGCCCGTCGCCGGCGTGGTGATCTTCCTCCTCGCCGCCCCCGGCGCCTTTCTGGGCGCATCCCACCGCCTGCTGACCCCCGGGACGCATTTCGACCGGCCGGCGCCTTTTCAGCTGCTCGTCGAACCCGGCGACATCGAACTCATGCGCGGCGACTCGCTGACGATCCGCGCCCGGGCCATCGGCGCGCAACAGCCGGCCGCGGCGTCGATCGAGATGCAGAACCTGTCGGAAGACCTCGTCACGACCGAGACGCTGCGCGCCGATTCGACGTACCGGTACGAGCATCGCCTGCTCAACGTCCGCCACTCGTTTCGCTACCGGCTCCGTGCCGGCGAGGTGACATCCGCCTGGTTCACCGCCGAAATCACCGAACGCCCCCTCGTGCGCTCGATGCAGGTTGGCCTCACGTTCCCCCGCTACGCGCGCATCCCGCCCCAGCGCCTCGACCCCAACGTGGGCGATATCCAGGCGCTGGCCGGCACCCGCGCCGACCTGGAGGTCATCGTGAGCGGGCAGGAGCTGGCCGGCGGCTACATCGTCCACAGCGACGGACAACGCGACACCCTGTCGCTGGACCGCACGGCGGCCGAGGGGGGATTCACGCTCCGCCAGGATGAGACCTACCACCTCTCGTTCGTCGACGCTCGGGGCAACCAGAACAGCGACCCCATCGAATATACAGTGCGCGTCGTCCAGGACGCGCTGCCGAGCGTGATCGTGACGGAGCCGTCCACCGTCTCCGAACTCAACGAGTCACTGGCCACGCAGCTTCGCCTCCGACTGGCGGACGACTTCGGCTTCAGCCGGCTTGCGCTCTATTACCGGCTCGCCGAGTCGCGTTTCGGCGCGCCGGCGGAGACCTTCAGCGCGATTCAGCTCGGCGGCCTCGCACCCTACGAGCTGGACCAGGAGATCGTCCACGGCTGGGATCTTCGGCGCGACACGCCGATCGACCCCGTGCCCGGCGATGTCATCGAATATTATGTCCAGGTCTGGGACAACGACTCGGTCGCCGGCTACAAGAGCACCCGCAGCGCCACGCTCCAGCTGCGCCTCCCCTCGATCGCCGAGCAGTATGAAAAGCTCGACGAAACCGAAGACGCCGCCGAAAGCGACATGGAGGCGATGATGGAAGAGGCGCGCCAGATCCGCGAACAGTTCCAGGAATTGCGCGACGAGCTGCGGACGAAGCAGGAGAGCGACTGGGAGGACCAGCGCCAGCTCGACCAGCTCAAGGAGAAGCAGTCGTCGCTCGAACAGCAGGCGGAAGATCTCAACCAGGCCTTCGAGGAGATGGTCGACCGCATGGAGCAGAACGACCTCGCGTCCGACCGGACGATGGAGATGTATCAGGAGATGCAGAAGGTGGTCGAGGAGATCAATTCGCCGGAGCTGATGGAGGCCCTCAACCAGCTCCAGGAGGCCATGCAGGAACTGAATCTCCAGCAGATGCAGGAATCCCTGCAGAACTTCGAGTTCAACGAGGAGCAGTACCAGCAGCGCCTCGAACGCACGCTCGAACTGTTCAAGCAGATCCGCGTCCAGCAAGACCTCGAGGAGGCCGCCCGACGCGCCGAAGATCTGGCCGAACAGCAGCAGGAAATCCGGGAGAAAACCGCCGAACTGGAGGACCAGCCGACCGACGAGGCGCCGGATGCTGAAAACGCCGAGTCCGAGAATCCTGAGGACGCCGGCGAAAAGGCGGATGGCGAGCCCCGGGAAGGTGAAGAGCCCGCCGAAGGCGAACAACAGGACCCGCAGCAGGGCGAACAGCAGGACTCTCAGGGCGAGCAGCAGGATCAGCAGGGCGAACAGCAGGACCCTCAGCAGGGCGATCCGCAGGAAAACGGCGAACAGAACCCCTCGCAGCAGGAACAGCAGCAGGCCGGCGAGCCGTCGACGCCCCAGGAGCAGCTCGCGAAGCAGCAGGAGATGTCCAGCGAGGAAATGCAGCAGCTGGAGCAGCTCCTCGAGCAGATCAAGGAGCGCATGGACGAGCTCAAACAGGCTCCCACCGACGAGATGCAGCAGCTCAATGAGCAGGTGCAGGAAGAACAGCTCCCGCAGCAGATGCAGCAGAACGCCGAACAGCTGCGCCAGAACCAGCTCAACCAGGCCCAGCAGCAGCAGCAGCAAATGCAGCAGCAGTTACAGCAGATGCAGCAACAGCTCCAGCAGATGCAACAGGGCATGGAAGGCTCCCAGATCCAGATCAACATCGCCGCGCTCCGGCGCGCCCTGAGCGATATCCTCACGCTGTCGCAGGAGCAGGAAGATCTGATCAACGCGGTACGCGATCTGTCGCCGGACAGCCCGGCGCTACGCCAGTTCTCCCAGGCGCAGGTCGAGCTCGGCGAGGGCGCGGCGGTCGTGAGCGACTCGTTGCAGAAGCTGGCGAAAGATATCCCCCACATGACCCGCGAGGTGCAGCAACAGGCCGGCGAGGCGCTGCGCGCCATGACCTCCGCCACCGACGCCATGGCCGAGCGGATGTCCGGCCAGGCCGCGGCGCATCAGAAGAGCGCCATGATGCATCTCAACGAACTCGCGCTCCTGCTCTCCGACCTGCTCGATCAGATGATGAACATGCAGAGTTCGGGCTCGGGCAGCGGCATGTCGATGCAGCAGATGACCGAGCAGCTACAGAACGCCGCCCAGCAGCAACAGCAGCTGAATCAGCAGATTCAGCAGATGCTCAACCAGATGCAGGGCAACCGGCTTTCACAGGACATGCAGGAGCGGCTCCGGCAGATGGCGGCCCAGCAGGAGTCCATACGATCGGAAGTCAAGAGCCTGAGCCGCAACCCGGAGCTGCGCGGCAAGATGATGGGCGATCTCAACAAGATCGCGGAGCAGATGGAAGAGACGATCCAGGAGCTGCAGCGCGCCCAGCCGGGCCGGCGGACCCTGGAGCGGCAGCAGCAGATCCTCAGCCGCATGCTCGACGCCACCCGCTCGATGCAGGAGCGAGGACGCGAAAACAAGCGCGAGGGACGTATCGGGGAATCCACGCCGCGCGACAGTCCTACTGCCCTGCCGGCCTCCCAGGAAGCCGAATCCCTGCGCAAGGCGCTGATCGAAGCGCTCGAAAGCGGCTACTCGGCCGATTACGAGGAGCTGATCAAACGGTACTTCGAGTTGCTGCAGCAAACGGCCGGCGAGAACTGA
- a CDS encoding HDOD domain-containing protein produces the protein MPSMIHEGHKETDQRSQLLYDLELRFPPLSRTVSEISALLSNKSEAPSTERLIEIVEMDPVVVSSVLRRINSAYYGLQRHFDDISKAIVMIGFMEVSNIVLTSGYVGVRKSVTSKAHAALLEKLIRISVGTGFFMRLLSSRIQVSHMATAYTTGLLHSVGRLVLLYNNPDEYADLWEENRTGYAPSAEAELNRLGIDHTQLGGIAAAHWNLPSPIGELIESYLTPGHIEDPMLRTLALSLKVSVNVAEQVCAYRDALAAEGQTAFDEVRPDFAFSFIPELALLAQSCGKNTQDLEHLISSNQQDAFQYIESMTQ, from the coding sequence ATGCCGTCTATGATACACGAAGGCCACAAGGAAACCGATCAGCGATCCCAGTTGCTTTACGACCTGGAATTGCGTTTTCCTCCGCTCTCGAGGACGGTATCGGAAATCTCCGCCCTCCTCTCCAACAAGAGCGAGGCGCCGAGCACCGAACGGCTCATCGAAATCGTGGAGATGGACCCCGTCGTGGTGTCGTCCGTTTTGCGCCGCATCAACTCGGCCTATTACGGGCTGCAGCGTCATTTTGACGACATCAGCAAAGCCATCGTCATGATCGGCTTTATGGAAGTCAGCAACATCGTGCTTACGTCCGGCTACGTCGGCGTGCGCAAGAGCGTGACCTCGAAAGCGCACGCCGCCCTCCTCGAAAAGCTGATTCGCATCAGCGTGGGCACCGGATTTTTCATGCGTTTGCTCTCGAGCCGGATCCAGGTCTCCCACATGGCGACGGCCTACACCACAGGGCTGCTGCACAGCGTGGGCCGGCTGGTGTTGCTCTACAACAATCCCGACGAATACGCCGACCTCTGGGAAGAAAACCGAACCGGCTACGCGCCTTCGGCCGAGGCCGAGTTGAACCGGCTGGGCATCGACCACACGCAGCTGGGCGGCATCGCCGCCGCACACTGGAATTTGCCGTCGCCGATCGGCGAGCTGATCGAATCGTATCTGACGCCGGGGCATATCGAGGACCCGATGCTTCGGACGCTGGCGCTCAGCCTCAAGGTGAGCGTGAACGTGGCCGAGCAAGTCTGCGCCTACCGCGATGCGCTGGCGGCCGAGGGCCAGACCGCCTTCGATGAAGTCCGCCCCGATTTTGCGTTCTCGTTTATTCCCGAACTGGCGCTGCTGGCCCAGTCCTGCGGCAAAAACACACAGGATCTCGAACACCTGATCTCGTCCAACCAGCAGGATGCGTTCCAGTATATCGAAAGCATGACGCAGTGA
- a CDS encoding glucose-1-phosphate adenylyltransferase, with translation MNETIAVILGGGAGSRLHPLTHRRSKPAVPLAGRFRLIDIPISNCINSGINRIFVLTQFNSASLHSHIQNAYRFDRFDRGFVTIQAAEQTPMSTSWFQGTADAVRRIQMHTRVSRHSHVLILSGDQLYTMDYRLMLKHHEDHGADITIASIPVHANDAPGFGILKTDDKHRITEFYEKPKPYDLAGKESPVDDDMRDAGRVFLASMGIYIFNKDVLRDLLAEDESRHDFGRELIPTAIKKRNVVSYPFKGYWSDIGTIKSFYDANIMLTAPKPEFDVYDPNAPLYTEVRTLPHAKITNAVIRNSIIAEASVIIDSDISDSVIGIRSHIGRGTTIRRSVIMGADYFHWHDSSEREHLEGPDRPGIGDETFIEGAIVDKNVSIGARCVIANRAGIEEGGDDATFYIKDGIVVIPKNVRIPDGTVI, from the coding sequence ATGAACGAAACCATCGCGGTCATTCTGGGCGGAGGGGCCGGCAGCCGGCTGCACCCGCTCACCCACAGACGATCGAAACCCGCTGTCCCGCTGGCCGGCCGTTTTCGGCTGATCGACATCCCGATCTCGAACTGCATCAACTCGGGCATCAACCGCATCTTCGTGCTGACGCAGTTCAACTCGGCCAGCCTCCACAGCCACATCCAGAATGCCTACCGGTTCGACCGCTTCGACCGGGGCTTCGTGACGATCCAGGCGGCCGAGCAGACCCCCATGTCGACGTCCTGGTTTCAGGGCACGGCGGACGCCGTGCGGCGCATCCAGATGCACACCCGCGTGTCCAGGCATTCGCACGTGCTCATCCTGTCCGGCGACCAGTTGTACACCATGGATTATCGCCTGATGCTGAAGCACCACGAGGACCACGGCGCCGATATCACCATCGCGTCGATCCCCGTGCACGCCAACGACGCCCCCGGGTTCGGCATCCTGAAGACGGACGACAAGCATCGGATCACCGAGTTTTACGAAAAACCGAAGCCCTACGATCTGGCGGGGAAGGAGAGCCCGGTAGACGACGACATGCGCGACGCCGGCCGCGTCTTTCTCGCCTCGATGGGGATCTACATCTTCAACAAGGATGTGCTGCGGGATTTGCTGGCGGAAGACGAGAGCCGGCATGACTTCGGCCGGGAGCTCATCCCGACTGCGATCAAAAAGCGCAACGTCGTCAGCTACCCGTTCAAGGGATACTGGAGCGACATCGGTACGATCAAGTCGTTCTACGACGCGAATATCATGCTCACGGCGCCCAAGCCGGAGTTCGACGTGTACGACCCGAATGCGCCGCTGTACACCGAGGTCCGGACGCTGCCGCACGCCAAGATTACGAATGCCGTCATCCGGAATTCCATTATTGCAGAGGCCAGCGTCATCATCGACAGCGACATCTCCGACTCGGTGATCGGCATCCGATCGCACATCGGGCGGGGGACGACGATACGCCGCTCCGTGATCATGGGGGCGGACTACTTCCACTGGCATGATTCTAGCGAACGGGAGCACCTCGAGGGGCCCGATCGGCCGGGCATCGGCGACGAGACCTTTATCGAAGGCGCGATCGTCGACAAGAATGTCAGCATCGGCGCAAGGTGCGTGATCGCCAACCGGGCGGGGATCGAAGAAGGAGGAGACGACGCCACGTTTTATATCAAGGATGGCATCGTGGTCATCCCGAAAAACGTGCGCATCCCGGACGGCACGGTCATCTAA
- a CDS encoding DUF2851 family protein encodes MSDPRSASASSERWYVYGFDGAWVEVHLHEPPSPARVPERLLHDIWATQRFDRAELSLVDGRRLQVAHPGLPNPHGGPDFRDARIEIEGAWLDGDIELHIASGDWQSHRHERDPAYNGTVLHVTLFPDVFTGRLRREDGVVLPECVLAPRLQAPLRSLLYDFHRLQQDSLPCASMLGQVDPQRVGRWIETLGVRRVASRKTELANAYLAEPDLESMLHRAVFHALGAEPNGHALEELARRLPLSIVRRLVDPLDLEALHLGTAGFLPVPRTALLRSDRPASDAIVELETRYEALNARLGIVPMSASAWQFFRLRPANFPTLRIAQAAALIQSGGFLHQDPVGDAIRALRSGASPDAFFALFDTPPSRFWNEHYRFGKRSRSHHDAGIGRPRRERILLNAVAPLLALVAEQHQDMALEEAVFAALRRCKPERDHITARFDALERIPQHAVATQGLHALFRSYCQEARCLSCEIGRQLTEAPSVPPGPGILPDSGR; translated from the coding sequence ATGTCCGATCCCCGCTCTGCTTCTGCCTCATCCGAACGCTGGTATGTGTACGGATTCGACGGCGCATGGGTTGAAGTCCACCTCCACGAGCCGCCCTCGCCGGCGCGCGTCCCCGAACGCCTCCTCCACGACATCTGGGCCACGCAGCGCTTCGATCGGGCGGAATTGAGCCTGGTCGACGGCCGAAGGCTTCAGGTGGCGCATCCCGGTCTGCCCAACCCCCACGGCGGTCCCGACTTCCGGGATGCGCGTATCGAGATCGAGGGCGCCTGGCTCGACGGGGACATCGAACTGCACATCGCTTCCGGCGACTGGCAATCCCACCGGCACGAACGCGATCCGGCATACAACGGCACGGTGCTCCATGTGACGCTCTTTCCCGACGTCTTCACCGGCCGGCTCCGGCGCGAGGACGGGGTCGTCCTCCCCGAATGCGTCCTGGCGCCGCGGTTGCAAGCCCCGCTCCGGAGCCTGCTCTACGACTTCCACCGGCTGCAGCAGGACAGCCTGCCGTGCGCGTCGATGCTCGGCCAGGTCGATCCGCAACGCGTGGGGCGATGGATCGAAACGCTCGGCGTTCGGCGCGTGGCGTCGCGCAAGACCGAACTGGCGAACGCCTATCTGGCCGAGCCCGATCTGGAGTCGATGCTGCATCGAGCCGTGTTTCACGCGCTCGGCGCGGAGCCGAACGGCCACGCGCTCGAGGAACTGGCGCGCCGGCTTCCGCTGTCGATCGTGCGCCGGCTCGTCGATCCGCTCGACCTGGAGGCCCTGCACCTGGGCACCGCCGGCTTCCTGCCCGTACCCCGCACGGCCCTCCTTCGTTCGGACCGACCCGCATCGGATGCCATCGTCGAGCTCGAAACACGCTACGAGGCCCTGAACGCCCGGCTGGGCATCGTGCCGATGTCCGCGTCGGCGTGGCAGTTTTTCCGGCTCCGGCCCGCCAACTTCCCCACGCTCCGCATCGCCCAGGCCGCGGCGCTCATCCAGTCCGGCGGTTTCCTGCACCAGGATCCGGTGGGCGACGCCATCCGCGCGCTTCGAAGCGGCGCGTCGCCGGATGCCTTCTTCGCGCTGTTCGATACCCCGCCGTCGCGTTTCTGGAACGAGCACTACCGCTTCGGGAAACGGAGCCGCAGCCATCATGACGCCGGCATCGGACGACCGCGGCGCGAACGGATCCTCCTCAATGCCGTCGCACCGCTGCTGGCGCTCGTCGCCGAGCAACACCAGGATATGGCGCTGGAAGAGGCCGTCTTCGCCGCGCTAAGACGCTGCAAGCCCGAGCGCGACCACATCACCGCGCGATTCGATGCCCTCGAACGCATCCCGCAGCACGCCGTGGCCACCCAGGGCCTGCACGCGCTGTTCAGATCGTACTGCCAGGAGGCGCGGTGCCTGTCTTGCGAGATCGGCCGGCAGCTCACCGAAGCGCCCTCGGTACCACCCGGGCCGGGGATCCTGCCCGATAGCGGCCGGTAG